One Streptomyces formicae genomic window, CTGCCAGTGCACCGGGGCGTGCGGCAACCCGCACGCCAAGGGCGGCGGGCGCTGCCCGCGCGAGCACGACCACTACACCAGCAAGCACCACGGGCGCCGGATTCGGCTCATCGCCGCCCCCACCGACCCGCTCGCCACCCCGGTGGCGGCCGCCGCGCTGCCCGCCACGGACCTGGTGGCGTGGTGCCCGAAGTGCCACGCCGCCGCCGCCCGCGCCGCGCGCAAGCAGGCGGCCCCGGCTGTCGAGGCGTCGGGCCTGTTCGAGCTGTGACCACCACGGAGTTGTATGGGAGTTGGGCATGAGCCTGACGTTCACCGATCTGTTCTGCGGCGCGGGCGGCTCTTCCACGGGCCTGGTCGCCGCCGGGTATGACCTCAAGCTCGCCGCGAACCACTGGCAGCGGGCGATCGAGACGCACGCGGCCAACCACCCGGACGCCGATCACCTGATCGCCGACATCAACAACTACGACATGCGGCGCCTGCCCAAGACGGACGTGCTGTGGGCCTCGCCGATCTGCACCGAGATCTCCCCGGCGGGCGGACGTAAGCGCACCCATGGCCAGCTCGCCTTCGACCTGGAAGAACACGGCCACGTCGCGGACGCGGCGTGGGAGCGGACCCGGGCGACCGCCTACGACGTCATCCGGGCCACCGAAGTGCACCGCTACCGGGCGGTGCTGTGCGAGAACGTCCTGGAGTTCGTCGTCGACTGGGAGCTGTTCGACTGGTGGCGCAAGGGCATGGAACTGCTCGGCTACCGCTCCCAGATCGTGTCGGTGTCCTCCGCGCACGTGGGCGGGCCCGACAACCCGGCCGCTCCCCAGTGGCGCGACCGGATCTATGTGGTGTTCACCCGCACCGACGTCCCCGAGCCCGACCTGCGGCCCACCCCGCTCGCCTGGTGCCCCGAGTGCGGGCAGGACGTGGCGGCCGTGCAGTCGTGGCGCAACGGCCGCCGGGTGGGCAAGTACAAACAGCAATACGACTACCGCTGCCCCCGCGCCGCGTGCCGTCACGCGCTCGTGGAACCCTACGTACGCCCGGCCGCCTCCATCATCGACTGGACGAACCTGGGGGTGCGGATCGGGGACCGGGCCGCGCACAAGCTGCGCCCGCTCGCCGCGAACACCGTCAAGCGGATCCGCGCCGGCCTGTCCCTGCTCGGTCAGCAGCGCATGGTGCTCACCGTCAACCACGGCGGCCACGACGGGCGGGCCACGCCCGCCGACGCCGCGCCGCTCGCCGCCCGCACGGTGAGAATCGGCGACGCGGTCCTGGTCCCGGCGGGCGGCACCTGGAACACCACCTCCACCACGACCAGTGAGCCGATGCGGACCCGGCTGGCCAACCCCAAGGGCTTCGAGGCCCTCCTCACCCCGCCGCAGGCCGATGACTCGTTCATCGTCACCCTGCGCCGCAACGCCACCGCCCGCCCGGTCACCGCCCCGGTGGACACCGTCACCGGACAGGGGCGCCATCACTGGCTGGTCATCCCCTACCGCAACGCGGCCACCAAGTCGGCTGCCGAGCCCCTGCACACCCTGGGCACGGTCGACTCCGCCGCACTGCTCGGTCCCGCGCCCGCGCTGGAGGACTGCCACTACCGGATGATCCAGCCCCGCGAACAGCTCCTCGCACAGCGCTTCCCCGACACCTACGTCGTCCACGGCAACAAGGGCGAACAGACCATGCAGGCCGGGAACGCCGTCTCCTGCAACGTCGCCCAATGGGTCGGCCAACGGGTCGCCGACGCCCTCGCCCGTACCGCAGCCAACGCCGCCTAGGCAAGAGCGGCAAGGGCTACAGGTTGTAGCACTTGCCCCTTCCCGAGCGGTTCATCCTCAGCACACGGGCCCGGCCGTCCACCTCTCACAGCACACGGCCGGGCCCGCCATCCCTCACACCCGAAGTGGAAGGGCTCACCAGTGAAGCACCCCGACGACAAGGAATTCTTCGACTGGCTCGAAGGCGAGATGCCCCCCGACCCCGACGCCGACCCGAACGGCACGGTGGTCGACATGGAGTCGGCCCGCGCCGCCCGGTCCGGGTCGCCCGATCCGAACCCCGACTCGGGAACCGACTCCGACGCCGACTCGGTCGGGGCCGAGTCGGCCGACCCCAACGCGTCCGTACCGGAGGCGGAGTCGGGCGACCCGGACACGACGGTGATGGTCGACCAGGCGGCCCGCGCGGTCGGCCCCGGCTACCTGGGTCGCCTCGTGGGCGCCAAGCGTCTGGACGTCATCCCGATCTGGCTGCGCTCGTGGGCGGAGCTGAAGACCGCGACTGGGTGGGTGGCCCGGCACTACGCGCATGCCGCCGGGTATCACGCGCTGCGCTCCCCGGTCTACGTCCTGCGCCTGGCCCTTCAGGCCCCCACCGGGGCGGCCAGGTTCGTCGGCACGACTCTGCGGTGGGTCGCCGACCGCGAGGGTGAGCCGGTGCGCCTGGCCGCCGTGCGGCACGAGGACGCGGCCGAGTACCTGACGCTGTCGCGCCAGCGGGACCGGCGCGTGCGACTGCGCGTGCTGATCAGTGTGGTCGGCCTGTTCGTCGGGCTCACCACGGCACTGGCGATGTACGTGCTGGCCCCCTACTGGCTTCAGGCCCTCTCCGTGTCGGCGCTGGTGATGGCGCTCGGGTTCAACGGCCGTCGCGCGGACGTTCCGGTCATCCACCGGGCGGTGGAGATGCCCAAGGCGGTCAAGCTGACCAGTGACATCGTGCTGCGGGCGCTCGGCTCGCTGGGGATCCCCGCCATCAACCAGGCCCAGGGCAAGGGCCGGGACGGCTTCGAGTTCACCGCCCCGATCACCCGGGACGGACCCGGCTGGCGCGCGGAGGGCAACCTCCCCTACGGCGTGACCGTCACCGACGTCATCGAGCGCCGTGACCGGCTCGCCTCCGGTCTGCGCCGCCCGCTGGGCTGCGTGTGGCCCGAAGCGGTGCCCGATGAGCACACCGGGCGCCTGGTGCTGTGGGTCGGGGATCAGGACATGTCCAAGGCCAAGAAGCCCGCCTGGCCGCTGGCCAAGTCGGGCACGGTCGACCTGTTCAAGCCCGCCGCCTACGGCACCGACCAGCGCGGCCGCTGGGTCGACCTCACCCTCATGTACGTCGCCGGGGTCATCGGGGCGATCCCCCGGATGGGCAAGACGTTCCTGCTGCGGCTGCTGATGCTCATCGCCGCCCTGGACCCGCGCGCCGAGCTGCACACCTACGACATGAAGGGCACCGGCGACCTGGACCCGGTCGGCAACGCCGTCTCCCACCGCCACGGCGCGGGGGATGACGACGAGGTCATCGAGTACGCCATCTGCGACTTCCGCGCGCTGCGCGATGAGTTGCGCCGTCGCACCAAGGTGATCCGCTCGCTGCCCCGGGACATCTGCCCCGAGTCGAAGGTGACCAGCGACCTGGCCTCCAAGCGCTCCCTGGGTCTGCACCCGATCGTGATCGGCGTGGATGAGTGCCAGGTGCTCTTCGAGCACGACAAGTACGGCAAGGAGTTCGAGGAGATCGCCACCGACCTGGTCAAGCGCGGTCCCGCCACCGGGATCGTGCTGCTCCTCGCCACCCAGCGTCCCGACGCGAAGTCGCTGCCCACCGGGATCAGCGCGAACGCGTCACTGCGGATGTGCCTGAAGGTCATGGGCCAGACCGAGAACGACATGGTGCTCGGCACGTCCTCCTACAAGCGCGGGGTGCGGGCGACCATGTTCGCCTGGGGCGACAAGGGCATCCACTACCTCATCGGGGAGGGCTCGGACGCCCGGATCGTCGGCTCGGTCTACGTCGATGGCACCGCCGCCGAGCGCATCGCCGCCCGTGCCCGCGCCGCCCGCGAGAAGGCAGGTCTGCTCTCCGGCTACGCGCTCGGGGAGGAACCCGAGCAGACCACGGCGACGTATGACCTGCTCGCCGACGTCGCCGCCGTCGTGCCGGAGAAGGAAGAGCGGGTGTGGAACGAGCGGATCGCCGCCCGGCTCGCCGAACTGCGCCCCGAGGTCTACGAGGGCTGGAAGAGCGAAAACGTCACCAGCGCACTCAAGCCCCACGGCATCCGGGCCCGCGACGTGGCCGGAACAACCGACGAGGGAAGCCGCACCACCCGACGCGGCATCGTCCGCGCCGATCTCCTCAAGGCAATCACGGAGCGTAGCGAAAGGCCCGGCGCCGCATAGCCCGCCACCGCTGCTACCGGTAGCACCCACCCCTGCTACCGGTAGCACCCCCGCTAGCACACAAAACCCACCCTGAACTGCCCGCTAGTAGATAGCACCCCACCTGCACAAACCCCTGAAACCCGCCCGGGAGGGCCCGTGATGCCCCCTGCCCTGCTCGCTATCGCCTCCCTTCTCGCCGTCACGTTCTGTTACAGCATGTGGTGTGTGGTCTCGCCGTTCGGGACCTGCCGCAAGTGCCGCGGCTTCGGCCATCTGACCCGGACCGACCGCAAGGGCCGCCCCAAGCGCGGCAAGCCGTGCCGACGCTGCCACACCGTCGGCAAGCGCATCCGGGTCGGCCGCCACCTCTACAACCGGCTCTCGCGCACCTACCGCGACGGCACCCGCTGACCCGGCGCCACCACCCCCTTGTCCCGGTCCAACTCTGTGGAGGAGTACGCCTGATGGCGCTCACCGACAACGACCCCTACAACGCCCGCGAGGGCGCCCGCATCATCCTGCTCGCCGCCCGCGCCGCCCGCCGCGATGCGCGCGGCAAGTCCAACAAGGCCGTGCTGGCCAAGGCCGCCCGGATCCGCGAACTCGCGCAGGAGCGGGAGAACGCCAAAGCCGCCGCCCGCATCGATGCCCGCAAGAAGCGGCACGGCGGCCGCTGATGGCCCGCGTCCTGCGCCTGGCCGCCCTGGCGGTCCTGCTCGGCATCGCCGCCGCCACCTGCCCCGCAGACGGCGAGACGGCACCCGCCCCCGAGCCCACTACCCAACTCCCGGAAGGGAGGCGTCCGTCATGGCCCTGACCCTGTCCCTGGTCGTGCTCTTCGGTGTCCTGCTCGCCCTGCTCCTGCGCTTCAAGGCCCTGGGCGCCGGGGCCGCGCTCATCGCGGTGCTGTTCGGCTTCTACCTCTCCGGCACCGGCGCCCGTACCACCGTCAACGACCTGATGAGCGCCGTCGTCACCGCCGTGCAGAACGCCGGAAGTTAGGAGGCGCGGCCATGCATGACCAGATCATCGCCCGGCACTGGCTCGCCCACATCGCCCCCAAGGCCGCCCCCGTCATCGCGACCTCCACCGTGCTGATCCTGGCCCGCATCTGGAACGCGAACGGCGCCGAACACTCCGTCGGCAACGCCGTGCTGATGGCCGCGCTCGCCCTGGCCGCCGCCGCGGCCGGGGCCTGCGCCTCCGTGGGCCGGGCCGGAGACCCCGTCATCGCCGGGACCGCGTTCGCCGCCTCCGGCGCGCTCGCCTTCACCGGCGTCGCCGGATACACCGACGGTCTGCCCCTGCCGCTCCTGCTGTGGGTGCTGGCCACCACCGCCGCCTACGGGCTCGCCGCCCGCTACTGGCGCACCGAGCGCCACGACCGCCTCGCCCACGAACGCCACACCGGCCAGCGGCGCGAGGAACACGCCCACCTGGAACGGGTGGAGGCCCTCCGCGCCGGAGCCCAGATCGAATCCGCCCGCGCCGGAGCCCACTACGCCGAACAGCTCGCCACCGCGATGCTCACCCGCGCCGCCCTGCCCGGCTACGACCCCCGCGCCCTCACGGATGCGGGCCTGCCCCAACTCCCCGCCAGCCAGACCAGCA contains:
- a CDS encoding DNA cytosine methyltransferase, encoding MSLTFTDLFCGAGGSSTGLVAAGYDLKLAANHWQRAIETHAANHPDADHLIADINNYDMRRLPKTDVLWASPICTEISPAGGRKRTHGQLAFDLEEHGHVADAAWERTRATAYDVIRATEVHRYRAVLCENVLEFVVDWELFDWWRKGMELLGYRSQIVSVSSAHVGGPDNPAAPQWRDRIYVVFTRTDVPEPDLRPTPLAWCPECGQDVAAVQSWRNGRRVGKYKQQYDYRCPRAACRHALVEPYVRPAASIIDWTNLGVRIGDRAAHKLRPLAANTVKRIRAGLSLLGQQRMVLTVNHGGHDGRATPADAAPLAARTVRIGDAVLVPAGGTWNTTSTTTSEPMRTRLANPKGFEALLTPPQADDSFIVTLRRNATARPVTAPVDTVTGQGRHHWLVIPYRNAATKSAAEPLHTLGTVDSAALLGPAPALEDCHYRMIQPREQLLAQRFPDTYVVHGNKGEQTMQAGNAVSCNVAQWVGQRVADALARTAANAA
- a CDS encoding cell division protein FtsK, with amino-acid sequence MKHPDDKEFFDWLEGEMPPDPDADPNGTVVDMESARAARSGSPDPNPDSGTDSDADSVGAESADPNASVPEAESGDPDTTVMVDQAARAVGPGYLGRLVGAKRLDVIPIWLRSWAELKTATGWVARHYAHAAGYHALRSPVYVLRLALQAPTGAARFVGTTLRWVADREGEPVRLAAVRHEDAAEYLTLSRQRDRRVRLRVLISVVGLFVGLTTALAMYVLAPYWLQALSVSALVMALGFNGRRADVPVIHRAVEMPKAVKLTSDIVLRALGSLGIPAINQAQGKGRDGFEFTAPITRDGPGWRAEGNLPYGVTVTDVIERRDRLASGLRRPLGCVWPEAVPDEHTGRLVLWVGDQDMSKAKKPAWPLAKSGTVDLFKPAAYGTDQRGRWVDLTLMYVAGVIGAIPRMGKTFLLRLLMLIAALDPRAELHTYDMKGTGDLDPVGNAVSHRHGAGDDDEVIEYAICDFRALRDELRRRTKVIRSLPRDICPESKVTSDLASKRSLGLHPIVIGVDECQVLFEHDKYGKEFEEIATDLVKRGPATGIVLLLATQRPDAKSLPTGISANASLRMCLKVMGQTENDMVLGTSSYKRGVRATMFAWGDKGIHYLIGEGSDARIVGSVYVDGTAAERIAARARAAREKAGLLSGYALGEEPEQTTATYDLLADVAAVVPEKEERVWNERIAARLAELRPEVYEGWKSENVTSALKPHGIRARDVAGTTDEGSRTTRRGIVRADLLKAITERSERPGAA